A stretch of DNA from Planococcus antarcticus DSM 14505:
GGTCCCATAGCTCAGCTAGCTGCCCGCCGGTCAAATAAGGAATCGGATAAGCAATAAAACGGTTTTTCAATGCTTCATTCATAGGGGCTGTACCGATATAACCTTCATTGATTGCAGAAATCACTCCGAAATCAGGGTGTGCCTCGATCACTTCTCCTGTAAAGGGATTGGTCATCATGCGGCGATGATCTAAGGCGCTGTGGAGAATCGGCAAAGTTTCGGCTTTCGCCATATTGATTTCGTCAATATAAAGAAAATGGCCTTTTTTCATCGCAGTCACCACTGGTCCCTCGACAAACTCAATGATGCTTTGTCCATCCCGCTGGACCAATGTTTTAAAGCCCAATAACGCTTCTGCATCCAAATCCACTGAACAATTGATGCTTTGCATTGGCTGCCCGAAAAGAGCCGAAATGCTTTCAGCTAGCTTAGTCTTTCCCGCTCCCGTCGGTCCTTTCAGTAAGACAGGCTTTCGCAGGACAATCGCAGACAGAATATCTTGCCATAAGTGATTGTCTGGCGCGATATACCCTTCTTTCCCGATCAATTTATCATAATTTTCATGTGTCCGTTCTTTTCTTTTTATAATATCCCGTTTAATCAATGACATTCTTACTCCTCTTTTCCACAGAAAAGGCCGATGGTTGATCCATCGGCTTTTTGATGTTCTTTATGGCTAAATCAGCCATTTATTATTCGAAATATGTTTTGTAGAATCCGCCGATTTTGCCGGTATTATCTTTGACAAAAATAAATTCATCTGTTTCGTTCTTCACTTCGTATTCTTTACCTGCAGTCAATACATTGGAAACCAAAAACTTAGCTGCATCTGTGTGCTTGCAAGTTACTGTTCTGGTGGTCTCTTTTTCCAACCATTCATTGTGAATCATCGTCCTCATCCTTTTCTATCTGTCTATACCTTCAGTATAAGGAAAAACCAAGTCAATTTCAAACTGACTCTTGTTAACAATGTCTTTTTTGGCAGCAGCCAAAAAATCATTCTCGCTGTTTGTGCATCTCTTCAATGCCTTAAACACAAAAGCACAAAAGTAATTGATCGGCTAAGTGTTCGACTATAGAATATTAGCTCTATATATAATTCTTGAGTTCCACTTTTATCGTTTCTTCGTATAACTATTTCTATTACGATCTTAAAAATCACTACTTCTTTGCAAACTTGTTACTATATAGATAAAGTAGCAGCAAGACACTGACAACAAAAAACGACAACAAGATCAAAAAGACTTGTACATGCTCAAGAATGGTCTCGTATGCATAAGGAAAGGTCCTGCCCACATTAAAGTAAATAAACATCCAGACAAATCCTGCAGTATAGGCAAACAGCATATAACGCATAAATGGAAAACGATTGGCGCCGACAACGTACGGCATAGCCCAACGGATTCCTGGCAGGAAAAAGCTAAACGCAATTGCCCATTCCCCGTGTTTTTCTAAAAACTTGCTGAACCGGCTGATTGGCTGTTTTAAACGCGTGCGGTTCAAGCGGTTTAACAATCGGTGCCCTAGGCTGCGACCGATAAAATAAGCGAATGTATTACTTGAAATCAACCCCAAATAAGCCGCCAAAAAAGCGTAGACCGGCTTGAAATAGCTGATTTCGGTCATAACTCCTGAAAATGCTGCCGCCACTTCATTGGGGATCGGCAGCCCGAACAGCAGCAGCCAATTAAACACGAACATACTGAAATAGCCATATTCCTTCACTAATTCAATAAAAAACGAGATATCCATAGATTCTACCGCCTTTAGGCTGTTCTTTCCTTTATGATGACAAAAAAAAGATAGTCCTGCAACGCAGGACTATCGGTTTGACCATTTATTAAGATTCCAACAGTAGATCCTCTGGGTTTTCGATCATATCTTTGACCATCTTCAAGAAACCAACAGAATCGCTTCCATCAATTACACGGTGATCATATGAAAGAGCAACGTACATCATCGGACGAATTTGAACCTCATCGTCAATTGCTACTGGACGTTTTTGAATTGTGTGCATTCCAAGAATACCCACTTGTGTACCATTCAATATCGGTGTAGAAAGCAGTGATCCAAAGACTCCACCATTAGTAATTGTGAAAGAACCGCCTGTCATATCTGCAATCGAAAGTTTCTTGTCGCGTGCTTTTTTAGCAAGTTCACCGATTGTTGCTTCAATTTCTGCAAAGTTTTTCTTGTCCGTATCGCGAACGATCGGAACAACAAGTCCCTCTTCAGTTGAAACAGCAATACCTACGTCATAAAACTGTTTTAGTAAAACATCAGTTCCATCTAATTCAGCGTTAACATATGGGTATTTTTTCAAAGCAGCAGTTACTGCTTTTGTGAAGAATGACATAAAGCCAAGTTTGACATCGTTATTTTTAAGGAATTGATCTTTTTTACGGCTCCGTAATGCCATAACGTTCGTCATATCGATTTCATTAAACGTTGTCAACATTGCAGTGGATTGTCTTACTTCAAGAAGACGTTTTGCAATGGTTTGACGGCGTCTTGTCATTTTTTCACGAACAACACGCCCATTTTCTTCATCAGAAGAAGGCGCAGCAGCTTTTGGCGCTTCTGCTTTTGCAGCCGGCGCAGATGCTGCAGGTTTCGATCCGTGAGCTTCAACGTCCTGGACGCGAACACGGCCCATTGGATCTACTGGAGAAATAGCAGCAAGATCGATTCCTTTTTCGCGTGCCAATTTGCGTGCCGCTGGACTTGCGATTGTCCGGTCAGAAGAAGATTGCTCTTCAGCTGCTGGATCTTTTTCTACAGATTCTTGAGTTGCAGGAGCTTCTGTTTTAGCAGGCTCTTCCACTTTTTTCTGAGTTTCTTCTACTTTAGGTGCTGCAGCTTCGCCAGAACCTTCGCCAACAATCGCGATAACTTGTCCGACTTCAACTGTATCGCCTTCTTGCGCTAAATGTTCTTGCACAACTCCAGCTTCTTCAGAAATGACTTCAACGTTAACTTTATCTGTTTCTAGTTCAACGATGAATTCTCCCTTTTCAACTGTATCGCCTGGCTGTTTAAGCCACTGAGCGATTGTTCCTTCAGTAATCGATTCTGCTAATTCTGGTACTTTGATCTCTGCCACAAAAAATTCCTCCTTAGATTATCCCTACAATTTAGCTAATGCTTCGTCAATAATGCGAGCTTGTTCTACTTTATGTGCTTCTCCATCACCTTCTGCAGGGCTTTGACGATGGACGCGCCCGAAGTATTTCACTTCTTTGTCATCTGACAATTCACGCAGGTATGGATCTGCAAATGTCCATGAACCCATGTTTTGTGGCTCTTCTTGTACCCAAGCCAACTCTTTGGCATTTGGATAACGGTCAACGATAGCTTTGATCTTATCAGCCGGAAATGGATACAGTTGCTCGACGCGGACGATATGCGCCCATTCGTAGCCTTTTCCATCTTTCACTCGTTCTGCCAGATCAATTGCCATTTTGCCGCTTGCAAAAAGAACACGTGTTACTTTTTTCGCATCTTTGCCCATGTTTGGCTGTTCGATGATTGTTTCGAAATGTCCTTCCGTCAAATCAGTTAGGTCTGCGCCGACCATTGGATGGCGCAGCAAGGATTTTGGAGAGACAATAATTAACGGACGAATCGACTCTTCTCCAAGCATTTTGGCCTGGCGGCGTAAAATGTGGAAATAGTTCGCTGCACTAGAAAGATTTGCAACTGTCCAGTTGTTTTCAGCAGCCATTTGCAAATGTCTTTCCAAGCGAGCGCTTGAATGCTCAGGTCCTTGCCCTTCATAGCCATGAGGCAACAGCATAACTAATCCGGATTTCTGACCCCATTTTGCGCGTCCAGCAGAAATAAATTGATCAAAGATCATTTGGGCCATGTTGGCGAAATCACCATATTGCGCTTCCCAGATAACCAGCGCCTTTTCATTTTCTACATTATAGCCATACTCAAAGCCCAGTACGGATGCTTCACTGAGTGGGCTGTTGTAAACAACAAACGATGCCTTAGCATCTGAGATGTGGTGCAGAGGTACAAGTTCATTGCCATTTTTATCATCATGCAGAACAAGATGGCGGTGAGCAAATGTGCCACGCTGCGCATCTTGGCCAGTCAATCGAATCGGATTACCGTCTTGCAAAATCGACCCGAAGGCAAGCGTTTCAGCATGTGCCCAATCGATCTTGCCTTTATCATTGAACGGGTCTTCACGACGCTTCAAAATTCGCGCCAACTTGCCGAAGGCAGAGAAATCACTTGGCCATGACAATAATTCTTCGTTCATCTGCGTCAGAACATCTTTATCGACGCCCGTCGGCACTTCAGGAAAACCATTCAAGACGGCTTCAGGAATCTCAAGTTTCGGGAAATCTGCAGATTTGTTTTCCTTAACTTTGTCATAAGCTTCCTGCATTTCTTTTTGCGTATCTGTATCAAGGTTTTTAACATCCTCTTCAGATAAAACTTTTTCCGCTGCCAATTGTTTTCCATAAATTTCACGAACCGTATCATGCTGATGAATGCCATGGTACATTGTCGGGTTCGTCACCAAAGGCTCATCCATTTCATTATGTCCGTAGCGACGGTAACCAATTAAATCGATTAGCACATCTTTGCCGAATTTCTCACGGTACTCAAATGCCAACCGGGCAACAGCAACGACAGCTTCAGGCTCATCGGCGTTAACATGGATAACCGGCACTTCAAACCCTTTTGCAGGATCAGAAGAATAGTGAGTCGATCTGGAATCGAATTGTTCCGTTGTAAAGCCGATCAAATTGTTCGCGATGACGTGAATTGATCCACCTGTTTGATAGCCTCTAACACGGCTAAAGTTTAAGGTTTCGGTTACGATACCCTGTCCAGGAAATGCCGCATCCCCGTGTACAAGAATGGCGTAAGATTTTTTCGGATCTATCTTCGCTATACCCGTTTGATCAGTGAGTTCCTGTGCAGCACGAGTCTGCCCAGCCACAATCGGACTAACAATTTCCAAATGTGAAGGGTTATAAGCCAGTTTAACACTCGTCCCATTTGCAGATTTATAAGCAGCTCCCATATGGTATTTTACGTCACCAAACCAGCCTTTCGTGATTTGAAGCGAGCCATCTTCAGGAAGAAAAGCATCATCTCCAATATGTGCAAAGCCGGCAAACATCATTTCATACGGTTTATTCAAGATATGCGTAAGCACATTTAAACGACCGCGATGCGCCATCCCGATCATTATATCTTTGGTTCCCGCTGATTCGGATAGCTGAACAAGTTCGTCCATCAATACCACCAATGAATCGACACCTTCAATTGAGAAGCGCTTTTGTCCAACAAATGTGCGATGCACAAATTTTTCAAAGCCTTCTACACGTGTCAGCAAGTCAAGAACCTGTTTCTTTTTGTCTGCATCCAATGTCGGTTTGACAGCACCTGCTTCAATCTTTTCCTGCAGCCAGCTTCGTTCCTGCGGCTGGACCACATGCGAAAATTCAAAAGCAACTTTATCTGTATAAAGCGATTTTAAATAATCAATAGCTTCCAAGCCATTCTTTATATTGCTTGGTGCATTATTCAGAAGCAAAGATACCGGTACTTCCTTCAAATCCTGATCGCTGAGATCATATGTTGAAGACTCCACACGTGAAGTGTCTTTTGGTTGATCCTTAAGCGGATAAATATCCGATGCTAGGTGGCCATGTGCACGAATCGCTTCAGCCAAATGAACAGCAGCTATAACTTTTTCGAAATTATTAGGTTCCACAGTTTTTACAGCTGAAGTTTGTTGGTTCGTTGAAACTTCAGCTGGGGGTCCGTATTGCTTAAAAAGTTCAACGTATTCTGGATCAAGCAATTCCGGTGATTCTTGATACAGGTCATACATCTCCATTATGTATCCCAGGTTGGGGCCTGTAATGGAACTCCACGGGGATTTTGTATCTGAATAATTGCTAGACATTAAAAAAACCTCCAACTATATTGTTTGACGGCAGTCACTTTATTTGTATATGTCTCGTATATTTTATCACGCAACCCACTAGACATAAAGCAGAAGACGTTTTGGTCATAAAAGATTAAAATTCCCTATCCATCTTACTACTTCCATGTTAAAAAGACAAAGCCTTTCCGTGAAAATATTCACATAACCTAAAGTAAAACGTTTTCATCTTTTTTTCGATTGAAAATGGCTGTTTTTTAGGCCAGCGTCACACGGAAGTGTAGAAACAACTTTTTCCTTTTCCATTGCTTTTCGCTAAATAAAGAGCAGCATCTGCTTTTTTAACGAGATCATCAAAATTATTTCCATGGAGAGGATATACGGAAACCCCGACTGATGAGCTTGGTGTAAAGTGATGTCTGTTGATTTTCCATCCTTCCGCGAGTGTCTCATTGATGCGGCCGATAATCTTATCGATATGCAACTGGCATTCTTCAGGAAGAATGCCGCATAGCGCCACAAGAAATTCATCTCCACCAACTCTGGCAGCTAAATCGCCTTTTCGTACGCTCTTTTTGATTGCTTGACCAAAGTGATAGATAAATTCATCCCCAACGTCATGGCCAAACTGGTCATTAATTGATTTAAAATTGTCACCATCGATATACAGCAAGGCGATATGCTCGCCTTTTTCTTTTGCATGGTCTTTCATCTGCTGAAATTGCTGGACCATTAAACGGCGATTGGGCAAGGTTGTCAAGCCATCATGATAAGCCATAAAGTGGAGCTGTTCTTCCAGCTGCTTTCTTTCCGTCACGTCAAACAAAATCGACAGTACCTGATAGATCTTCCCATCCACATCGAGTAAAGGAATAATGGTAGCATCCACCCAGAAAACTTCACCATTTTTCTTTAAGCTTTTAAGTTGTCCACGCCAAATAGATCCCTGCCAAATAACTGTGCGAATCTTTTCGTATTCTTCTGCGGAAATGATTGCTTCT
This window harbors:
- a CDS encoding AAA family ATPase, with protein sequence MSLIKRDIIKRKERTHENYDKLIGKEGYIAPDNHLWQDILSAIVLRKPVLLKGPTGAGKTKLAESISALFGQPMQSINCSVDLDAEALLGFKTLVQRDGQSIIEFVEGPVVTAMKKGHFLYIDEINMAKAETLPILHSALDHRRMMTNPFTGEVIEAHPDFGVISAINEGYIGTAPMNEALKNRFIAYPIPYLTGGQLAELWDREFPEADEDLKSFMLSLAEDLMKQVKNGLLSEEAASIRSLLDATALAQYMDPLRAVQYAIAEKLDDESERDLFMDLAHTWKK
- a CDS encoding DUF6501 family protein — encoded protein: MIHNEWLEKETTRTVTCKHTDAAKFLVSNVLTAGKEYEVKNETDEFIFVKDNTGKIGGFYKTYFE
- a CDS encoding DedA family protein codes for the protein MDISFFIELVKEYGYFSMFVFNWLLLFGLPIPNEVAAAFSGVMTEISYFKPVYAFLAAYLGLISSNTFAYFIGRSLGHRLLNRLNRTRLKQPISRFSKFLEKHGEWAIAFSFFLPGIRWAMPYVVGANRFPFMRYMLFAYTAGFVWMFIYFNVGRTFPYAYETILEHVQVFLILLSFFVVSVLLLLYLYSNKFAKK
- the odhB gene encoding 2-oxoglutarate dehydrogenase complex dihydrolipoyllysine-residue succinyltransferase, translating into MAEIKVPELAESITEGTIAQWLKQPGDTVEKGEFIVELETDKVNVEVISEEAGVVQEHLAQEGDTVEVGQVIAIVGEGSGEAAAPKVEETQKKVEEPAKTEAPATQESVEKDPAAEEQSSSDRTIASPAARKLAREKGIDLAAISPVDPMGRVRVQDVEAHGSKPAASAPAAKAEAPKAAAPSSDEENGRVVREKMTRRRQTIAKRLLEVRQSTAMLTTFNEIDMTNVMALRSRKKDQFLKNNDVKLGFMSFFTKAVTAALKKYPYVNAELDGTDVLLKQFYDVGIAVSTEEGLVVPIVRDTDKKNFAEIEATIGELAKKARDKKLSIADMTGGSFTITNGGVFGSLLSTPILNGTQVGILGMHTIQKRPVAIDDEVQIRPMMYVALSYDHRVIDGSDSVGFLKMVKDMIENPEDLLLES
- a CDS encoding 2-oxoglutarate dehydrogenase E1 component, translating into MSSNYSDTKSPWSSITGPNLGYIMEMYDLYQESPELLDPEYVELFKQYGPPAEVSTNQQTSAVKTVEPNNFEKVIAAVHLAEAIRAHGHLASDIYPLKDQPKDTSRVESSTYDLSDQDLKEVPVSLLLNNAPSNIKNGLEAIDYLKSLYTDKVAFEFSHVVQPQERSWLQEKIEAGAVKPTLDADKKKQVLDLLTRVEGFEKFVHRTFVGQKRFSIEGVDSLVVLMDELVQLSESAGTKDIMIGMAHRGRLNVLTHILNKPYEMMFAGFAHIGDDAFLPEDGSLQITKGWFGDVKYHMGAAYKSANGTSVKLAYNPSHLEIVSPIVAGQTRAAQELTDQTGIAKIDPKKSYAILVHGDAAFPGQGIVTETLNFSRVRGYQTGGSIHVIANNLIGFTTEQFDSRSTHYSSDPAKGFEVPVIHVNADEPEAVVAVARLAFEYREKFGKDVLIDLIGYRRYGHNEMDEPLVTNPTMYHGIHQHDTVREIYGKQLAAEKVLSEEDVKNLDTDTQKEMQEAYDKVKENKSADFPKLEIPEAVLNGFPEVPTGVDKDVLTQMNEELLSWPSDFSAFGKLARILKRREDPFNDKGKIDWAHAETLAFGSILQDGNPIRLTGQDAQRGTFAHRHLVLHDDKNGNELVPLHHISDAKASFVVYNSPLSEASVLGFEYGYNVENEKALVIWEAQYGDFANMAQMIFDQFISAGRAKWGQKSGLVMLLPHGYEGQGPEHSSARLERHLQMAAENNWTVANLSSAANYFHILRRQAKMLGEESIRPLIIVSPKSLLRHPMVGADLTDLTEGHFETIIEQPNMGKDAKKVTRVLFASGKMAIDLAERVKDGKGYEWAHIVRVEQLYPFPADKIKAIVDRYPNAKELAWVQEEPQNMGSWTFADPYLRELSDDKEVKYFGRVHRQSPAEGDGEAHKVEQARIIDEALAKL